A genomic segment from Kyrpidia tusciae DSM 2912 encodes:
- a CDS encoding glycosyltransferase — translation MSRPQISLCMIVKNETEYLDACLTSVRGAVDEIIVVDTGSDDGSAELAMRHGARVIRKPWRDDFARARNAGLDRARGDWILVLDADERLEPGGAAGLRTVAQEPEAEAVLIQICHEPGPGQEPTVINPVVRLFRNRPEYRFEGRVHEQITPSICRARPEARFIVSEVRVRHLGYHPETVNSRNKVARNLRLLRLEIRDHPDRPFHWYNLGVEYVRSGRLPRALACFRRARRGIEPERTPWAHLLYKTEARCLYAAGQPGDALALIQEGLRLFPKYTDLYCLAGLIALDLGRWGAGTEFLRKAVELGPAPSMFHREERMGTYLPCFALGAAAEQLRVYDAALMWFKAALTFQPALRPAALRIAAILRVIRGEKAASDFWATWAAGDPKGRQTRRIGSTTLSPGVSRRLADAERHLCRITDSTPFQSLILAVRLEIAQIQLGEVASHAL, via the coding sequence ATGAGTCGGCCGCAGATCTCCCTCTGCATGATCGTCAAGAATGAGACAGAGTACCTGGACGCCTGTCTCACCAGCGTTCGGGGCGCCGTGGACGAAATCATCGTGGTGGATACCGGTTCGGATGACGGCAGCGCTGAGTTGGCCATGCGCCACGGGGCGCGGGTGATCCGTAAACCCTGGCGGGACGACTTTGCCCGGGCCCGAAATGCCGGTCTCGACCGGGCCCGGGGCGACTGGATTCTCGTGCTCGATGCGGATGAGCGCCTGGAGCCCGGCGGTGCGGCCGGGCTGCGCACCGTGGCACAAGAGCCGGAGGCCGAGGCTGTGCTGATCCAAATCTGTCATGAGCCCGGCCCCGGTCAAGAGCCCACCGTCATCAACCCGGTGGTTCGTTTGTTCCGGAACCGGCCGGAATACCGATTCGAAGGCAGGGTTCACGAACAGATCACTCCTTCCATCTGCCGGGCCCGGCCGGAAGCCCGCTTTATCGTCAGTGAAGTCCGAGTTCGCCACCTGGGCTACCACCCGGAAACGGTGAACAGCCGCAACAAGGTCGCCCGGAACTTGAGGCTTCTTCGCCTGGAGATCCGCGACCACCCGGACCGCCCCTTTCATTGGTACAATCTCGGGGTCGAATACGTGCGATCCGGAAGACTGCCGCGGGCTCTGGCCTGTTTCCGCCGGGCGAGGCGGGGGATCGAACCGGAGCGGACCCCCTGGGCGCACCTTCTGTATAAAACCGAAGCCCGGTGTCTCTACGCCGCCGGCCAGCCCGGGGATGCCCTCGCCCTCATTCAGGAAGGTCTGCGGCTATTTCCGAAGTATACAGATTTATACTGCCTGGCCGGCCTCATTGCTCTGGACCTGGGCCGGTGGGGGGCGGGCACAGAATTTCTGCGCAAGGCTGTGGAGCTCGGCCCTGCTCCTTCGATGTTCCATCGAGAAGAAAGAATGGGAACGTATCTTCCCTGTTTCGCCCTCGGTGCCGCCGCGGAACAACTCCGGGTATACGACGCCGCCCTGATGTGGTTTAAAGCCGCGCTGACCTTTCAGCCGGCCCTGCGGCCGGCCGCCCTTCGAATCGCGGCTATTCTCCGTGTCATCCGGGGGGAAAAGGCGGCTTCGGATTTTTGGGCCACCTGGGCCGCAGGCGATCCGAAGGGCCGGCAAACAAGGAGGATCGGTTCCACGACTTTATCACCCGGGGTAAGCCGGCGTCTGGCGGATGCGGAGCGGCACCTGTGCAGGATAACAGACTCTACACCCTTTCAATCCCTGATCCTCGCCGTTCGCCTGGAGATCGCTCAGATACAACTCGGGGAGGTGGCAAGTCATGCCCTTTGA
- a CDS encoding glycosyltransferase — translation MPFDISLCMIVRNEEDFLPRCLTSVAPYVSEIIMVDTGSTDRTREIAASFGAKILDIPWADDFSQARNAGLEAARMPWILVMDADETLVPPDSGYLGRLLADRDVKGYFLQIRHRIGDGSSGEYVTDAACRLFRNDPQIRFQGVIHEETASAIRAAYGDGIRFSDLVLWHEGYVDEVIRRRKKNERNERLLKRALAQRPEDPVLLYAWGTEQFQQARYKEALTAFERALESAPVFTGYTSDLVMKTAYCLRELGRRREAAQLLREAAAFYRDFVDLFEWRAILHLDDDRADLALPLLDHCLALGPCDGRYSSASGAGTYRSHYLAGIACERLWLWEEAMDHYQRALQTHPGYEPAGRRLAELKCLFDMNSAQGGNQSVPMKNADVGAPVPPPDRGSADPSIDLLPPRPLHLLSVPREQIATWARQYLSLSSEPTYQEALLAGWLALESDLDTLAAKWFALAAGMYPHRVAPRVGRFLAAVRTFQRLVPDVAARVLPEPLPWALHSRQLLAALSEPPF, via the coding sequence ATGCCCTTTGACATCTCGCTCTGCATGATTGTGCGCAATGAAGAAGACTTTTTGCCACGCTGCCTGACTTCCGTCGCCCCCTACGTGTCAGAGATCATCATGGTGGACACCGGATCTACAGACCGGACCCGGGAGATCGCCGCTTCCTTCGGAGCGAAGATTCTCGACATCCCCTGGGCGGACGATTTTTCCCAAGCTCGCAACGCGGGGCTGGAAGCCGCTCGGATGCCGTGGATTCTGGTAATGGACGCCGATGAAACCCTCGTGCCTCCGGATTCGGGGTACCTGGGCCGCCTCCTGGCGGACCGAGATGTAAAAGGATATTTTTTGCAGATCCGCCATCGGATCGGGGACGGTTCTTCAGGCGAATATGTGACGGATGCGGCCTGCCGCCTGTTCCGGAATGACCCGCAGATTCGATTTCAAGGGGTCATCCACGAGGAAACCGCCTCTGCCATCCGGGCGGCGTACGGCGATGGGATTCGGTTCTCCGACCTGGTCCTTTGGCACGAGGGGTATGTCGATGAGGTGATCCGCAGGAGAAAGAAAAATGAGCGCAACGAGCGCCTGTTGAAAAGAGCCCTGGCTCAGCGTCCCGAGGATCCCGTGCTCCTTTACGCCTGGGGAACGGAGCAGTTCCAACAAGCCCGTTATAAGGAAGCACTGACAGCCTTTGAGCGGGCCCTGGAGTCAGCCCCCGTCTTTACGGGGTACACGTCAGACTTGGTGATGAAAACGGCTTACTGCCTCCGTGAACTGGGCCGCCGGCGGGAGGCCGCACAACTGCTCCGGGAAGCGGCCGCTTTTTACCGCGATTTTGTCGATCTTTTCGAGTGGAGGGCCATCCTGCACCTGGACGACGATCGGGCGGACCTGGCTCTGCCCCTCCTGGACCATTGCCTGGCGTTGGGCCCTTGTGACGGCCGCTACAGTTCGGCGTCCGGGGCGGGAACGTATCGAAGTCATTATCTGGCCGGTATCGCCTGTGAACGGTTGTGGTTATGGGAGGAGGCGATGGACCATTATCAACGGGCTCTCCAGACTCACCCCGGCTATGAACCGGCGGGGCGCCGGCTGGCCGAATTGAAATGTTTGTTCGATATGAACAGCGCTCAAGGTGGAAATCAGTCGGTGCCTATGAAAAATGCGGACGTGGGGGCTCCGGTGCCCCCTCCCGACCGGGGATCTGCGGATCCTTCAATAGACCTTCTCCCTCCCAGGCCGTTGCATCTGCTGAGCGTTCCCCGCGAACAAATCGCCACGTGGGCCCGGCAGTATTTGAGCCTTTCCTCCGAGCCGACGTACCAGGAAGCCCTTTTGGCCGGATGGTTGGCTCTGGAAAGCGACCTCGACACCCTGGCTGCCAAATGGTTCGCCCTCGCCGCGGGGATGTACCCCCATCGGGTTGCACCCCGGGTTGGGCGATTCCTGGCGGCGGTGCGCACCTTCCAGCGCCTTGTCCCCGACGTGGCAGCCAGAGTTCTCCCGGAACCCCTGCCGTGGGCCCTCCACAGCCGACAGCTCCTGGCCGCCCTCTCCGAACCCCCGTTTTAG